A region from the uncultured Draconibacterium sp. genome encodes:
- a CDS encoding gluconate:H+ symporter, with protein sequence MTTPFLIFIVISAVALLLFMVLKLKISAFISLLITAIYVGIIAGMPLKEVTKAIQDGMAGTLGFVATVVGLGAIFGQMLESSGGAESLAHYLIKKFGTDKASWAMVITGFIIAIPVFLDVGFIILVPIIYALSRDTKRSLLYYGIPLLAGLAVTHSFIPPTPGPVAVADIINVQLGWVIFFGIILGFPTAVIAGPIWGKYIAKKIHLSPPAEFEVSKEKTYDENNLPSFRMIALIIAIPLLLILVNTFTGLAVKKEFIGQSIYTDALEFIGHPFCALIIATLIATYFLCLKRGIDKQKVLELSTKALGPAGIIILITGAGGVLKQILVDSGIGKIMAEGMANSALPPILLAWLLAAVVRVTQGSATVAMITAAGIIAPVLSEFGLSAPHRALVVLSIASGATLLSHVNDSGFWLVGKYFGMNEKQTLQSWTVMESIIAVCGLAFTMLASLFF encoded by the coding sequence ATGACTACACCCTTTTTAATCTTCATTGTAATTTCAGCAGTGGCTTTGCTGCTTTTTATGGTGCTAAAACTAAAAATCTCAGCTTTTATTTCGCTACTTATTACGGCTATTTACGTGGGAATTATTGCCGGAATGCCGCTAAAAGAAGTTACCAAAGCCATTCAGGATGGTATGGCAGGCACGCTGGGTTTTGTAGCAACCGTTGTTGGCCTGGGAGCCATTTTTGGGCAAATGCTGGAAAGCTCGGGTGGGGCAGAATCGCTGGCGCATTACCTAATAAAAAAATTTGGCACCGACAAAGCTTCGTGGGCCATGGTTATTACCGGTTTTATAATTGCCATACCAGTTTTTTTGGATGTAGGTTTTATTATTCTGGTACCCATAATTTACGCCCTTTCGCGCGATACCAAACGCTCGCTTTTGTATTACGGAATACCTTTGCTGGCCGGATTGGCTGTTACCCATAGTTTTATTCCGCCCACACCCGGACCGGTGGCTGTTGCCGATATTATCAACGTTCAACTGGGATGGGTGATCTTTTTCGGAATTATTTTGGGTTTCCCAACCGCTGTAATTGCTGGCCCAATATGGGGTAAATACATAGCAAAAAAGATTCACCTCTCGCCCCCTGCTGAATTTGAAGTAAGCAAGGAAAAAACCTACGACGAAAATAACCTGCCCTCTTTCAGAATGATTGCTTTGATAATAGCTATTCCCCTGCTGTTAATACTGGTAAATACCTTTACCGGCCTTGCTGTTAAAAAAGAATTTATTGGCCAATCGATTTATACAGATGCACTGGAATTTATTGGCCACCCTTTTTGTGCACTAATTATTGCCACATTAATTGCTACCTACTTTTTGTGTTTAAAACGGGGCATAGACAAGCAAAAAGTGTTAGAACTTTCTACCAAAGCTTTGGGCCCGGCAGGTATTATTATTTTAATTACCGGAGCCGGTGGAGTTTTAAAACAAATTCTGGTTGATAGCGGTATTGGAAAAATAATGGCCGAGGGAATGGCCAACTCTGCACTTCCGCCCATTTTACTGGCCTGGCTGTTGGCTGCTGTTGTGCGTGTAACGCAAGGTTCGGCAACGGTTGCAATGATTACCGCCGCAGGTATTATTGCCCCCGTGCTGAGTGAATTTGGCCTGAGCGCCCCCCACCGTGCATTAGTGGTTTTATCGATTGCTTCGGGTGCTACTTTACTTTCACATGTTAACGACAGTGGCTTTTGGCTGGTAGGCAAATATTTTGGAATGAACGAAAAACAAACCCTGCAAAGCTGGACGGTTATGGAATCGATAATTGCAGTTTGCGGGCTTGCTTTTACTATGCTGGCCAGTCTGTTCTTTTAA
- a CDS encoding GNAT family N-acetyltransferase, which yields MTFTFKHFSELTTTELYNILKLRAEIFVVEQDCVYNDLDELDKDAIHQFLEKDGQIIAYSRLLKPGTRFNDYSVGRVVVKESERGTGLGIRMMEEAKTYILKTWKPGKIKISAQKYLRKFYEDLGFKVVTNEYLEDGIPHYGMLFENQAD from the coding sequence ATGACTTTTACGTTTAAACATTTTTCCGAACTCACCACCACCGAATTATACAATATTTTAAAGCTTCGGGCTGAAATTTTTGTAGTGGAACAGGATTGCGTGTATAACGACCTTGATGAATTGGATAAAGATGCCATCCATCAATTTCTGGAAAAAGATGGACAAATTATAGCCTACTCGCGTCTTCTAAAACCGGGAACGCGTTTTAATGATTACTCTGTTGGGCGCGTTGTGGTAAAAGAATCGGAACGCGGAACAGGATTGGGAATACGGATGATGGAAGAGGCCAAAACTTACATTTTAAAAACTTGGAAGCCCGGGAAAATAAAAATAAGTGCACAAAAATACTTGCGTAAATTTTACGAAGACCTCGGATTTAAAGTTGTTACCAACGAATACCTCGAGGACGGAATACCACATTACGGTATGCTGTTTGAAAACCAGGCAGACTAA
- a CDS encoding peroxiredoxin, whose amino-acid sequence MKITFFATLLFALTLNSFAQELNLGDTAPEFSALADDGSMWNAKDYLGSKFIVVYFYPAAMTGGCTKQACAYRDLKNDIDKADALVVGVSGDNIDGLKLFKKVHELNFPLLSDENGEIAKKFGVPIRDGGSITREIDGQNIELFRSNTPSRWTFIIDKKGSIVYKNTAVDASNDSSEILEFIKNNS is encoded by the coding sequence ATGAAAATTACTTTTTTTGCCACCTTATTATTTGCGCTTACTCTGAACAGTTTTGCACAAGAATTGAACCTTGGCGATACAGCACCTGAATTTTCAGCCTTAGCTGACGATGGTTCGATGTGGAATGCAAAAGATTACCTGGGCAGCAAATTTATTGTGGTTTATTTTTATCCGGCAGCAATGACCGGAGGCTGCACCAAACAAGCATGTGCTTACCGCGATTTAAAAAATGATATCGATAAAGCCGATGCCCTGGTAGTTGGCGTAAGTGGCGACAATATTGATGGCTTGAAGCTATTTAAAAAAGTACACGAACTAAATTTCCCGTTGTTATCAGACGAAAATGGTGAAATAGCCAAAAAATTTGGTGTTCCGATACGCGATGGAGGAAGTATTACTCGAGAAATTGATGGGCAAAACATTGAACTTTTCAGAAGCAATACACCTTCGCGCTGGACATTTATTATCGACAAAAAAGGCAGCATTGTTTACAAGAATACTGCTGTTGATGCCAGTAACGATTCCAGCGAAATTTTAGAGTTTATCAAAAACAATTCTTAA
- the mfd gene encoding transcription-repair coupling factor, whose translation METSRFLKYFEGHQLFSQAIKKATAPPGEKIHLHGLIGSSKTILLSQLFQQVQKNSVVLLNDREEAAYFFDDLNNLGLTENTLFFPSSYKRSVQYDNPEQENVVQRTEVLNLLAGQEQPYLIITYPEALIEKVISNENLESNTLQIKNGDKISIDFINEFLYEYGFERVDFVYEPGQFSIRGSIVDIFSFSHEDPYRLDFFGEEIDSIRSFDIENQLSKERFKQITIVPNIQNNSLEGNRISFIDFAGTECLWFGNSLNLFSDRLAELHRQTIISREDEAIADQLLTANELETQLNAKTVFDFGNDLAFPAENKIDFATSNQPVFNKNFELLGSNLTEHRNNGYEIFILSNQEKQIERLQSIFADTDIKLSFNAVNFVLHEGFIDHELKACFYTDHQIFERYHRFKLKNRKAQREAISLKELNKLHPGDYVVHIDHGIGKFAGLARTEVNGKMQEAIRLVYKDNDSLLVSIHSLHRISKYKGKDGGEPKINKLGTGAWQKMKNRTKSKVKDIAKELIALYAKRRAEKGYAFSHDSYLQTELEASFIYEDTPDQEKSTAAVKADMEKTIPMDRLVCGDVGFGKTEIAIRAAFKAVTDSKQVAVLVPTTILAFQHFKTFTERLADFPVKIEYVSRLKSTAQIKAALRDVADGKTDIIIGTHRLVSKDVKFKDLGLLIIDEEQKFGVSVKEKLKQFKVNVDTLTLTATPIPRTLQFSLMGARDLSIIQTPPPNRYPIVTEVHGFNEQMIKEAILYEMDRNGQVFFIHNRVQNIYEVEATIKRIVPGVKTVVGHGQMEGPKLEKVMLDFINGKFDVLIATTIIESGLDIPNANTIIINQAQNFGLSDLHQLRGRVGRSNKKAFCYLIAPPLSTVSPEARRRLQAIEQFSELGSGFNIAMQDLDIRGAGNMLGAEQSGFIADIGFETYHRILNEAIQELKQDEFKDLFAAEDQGQSQAFLKLKYVNDCTIDTDMELLFPADYIPGNSERMMLYRELDNIESQEELDRFTKGLEDRFGQLPRESRELIDILPLRWKAINLSMEKIILKNKKMICYFVADQKSSFYQSGDFIKIVQYVQKGKTKGRMKETKGKLTLSFSNVPNVETADYILKEIEAEVKS comes from the coding sequence TTGGAAACATCCAGGTTTCTAAAATATTTTGAGGGGCATCAATTATTTTCGCAGGCAATAAAAAAAGCCACGGCCCCCCCGGGTGAAAAAATTCACCTGCATGGGCTTATTGGCTCTTCCAAAACCATCCTACTCTCCCAACTCTTTCAACAGGTTCAAAAAAATTCTGTTGTACTACTCAACGATCGTGAGGAAGCTGCCTATTTTTTCGACGACCTGAATAACCTTGGGCTGACAGAAAACACGCTCTTTTTCCCGTCGTCGTACAAACGCTCTGTGCAGTACGATAATCCTGAGCAAGAGAACGTGGTGCAACGCACCGAAGTATTAAACCTGTTGGCAGGACAGGAGCAGCCTTATCTTATTATTACCTACCCCGAAGCACTTATCGAAAAAGTGATTTCGAACGAAAACCTGGAAAGCAACACGCTACAAATAAAAAACGGCGATAAAATCTCTATCGATTTCATCAACGAATTTTTATATGAATATGGTTTTGAGCGGGTTGACTTTGTTTACGAACCCGGCCAGTTTTCAATTCGTGGAAGTATTGTCGATATCTTTTCCTTTTCACATGAAGACCCCTATCGCCTTGATTTTTTTGGCGAAGAAATTGATTCTATCCGTAGTTTCGACATCGAAAACCAGCTTTCAAAAGAACGGTTTAAGCAAATTACCATTGTTCCAAATATTCAAAACAATAGCCTTGAAGGGAACCGAATATCGTTTATTGATTTTGCAGGAACGGAATGCCTGTGGTTTGGAAACAGCCTGAATCTTTTTTCTGATCGGCTTGCAGAACTTCACCGGCAAACTATTATTTCGCGCGAAGATGAGGCCATTGCCGACCAGCTGCTTACTGCCAACGAACTGGAAACTCAACTAAATGCAAAAACTGTATTTGATTTTGGCAACGACCTGGCCTTTCCTGCTGAAAATAAAATTGATTTTGCCACTTCGAACCAACCGGTATTCAATAAAAATTTCGAACTGCTGGGTTCGAACCTCACCGAACACCGGAATAATGGCTACGAGATTTTTATTCTCTCTAACCAGGAAAAGCAGATTGAACGCCTGCAATCGATTTTTGCCGATACCGATATTAAGCTAAGCTTTAATGCTGTAAACTTTGTGTTACACGAAGGATTTATCGACCACGAGTTAAAGGCGTGTTTTTACACCGACCACCAGATTTTTGAACGCTACCACCGGTTTAAACTTAAAAACCGAAAAGCACAACGCGAAGCCATTTCGTTAAAAGAACTGAACAAGCTGCATCCGGGCGATTATGTGGTGCACATCGACCATGGAATTGGGAAATTTGCAGGGTTGGCGCGTACTGAAGTGAACGGAAAAATGCAGGAAGCTATCCGCCTGGTATACAAAGACAACGATTCGCTACTGGTAAGTATTCACTCCTTACACCGCATATCGAAATACAAAGGCAAAGACGGTGGCGAGCCCAAAATTAACAAACTGGGTACCGGTGCGTGGCAAAAAATGAAAAACCGCACCAAATCAAAAGTAAAAGACATTGCCAAAGAGTTAATTGCTTTGTATGCCAAACGTCGGGCCGAAAAAGGATATGCTTTCTCGCACGACTCGTATTTACAAACCGAACTGGAAGCTTCTTTTATTTACGAAGACACGCCTGACCAGGAAAAATCGACTGCGGCAGTTAAAGCAGATATGGAAAAAACAATTCCGATGGACCGACTGGTGTGTGGCGATGTGGGCTTCGGGAAAACAGAAATTGCCATACGGGCGGCTTTTAAAGCTGTTACCGATAGTAAACAAGTGGCAGTATTGGTTCCCACCACCATTCTTGCATTTCAACATTTTAAAACATTTACCGAACGTCTGGCCGATTTTCCGGTTAAAATAGAATATGTTAGCCGCTTAAAATCAACTGCGCAAATAAAAGCGGCATTGCGCGATGTTGCCGATGGAAAAACCGATATTATAATTGGAACACACCGTTTGGTTAGTAAAGACGTAAAATTTAAAGACCTTGGCTTATTAATTATCGACGAGGAGCAAAAGTTTGGTGTATCGGTTAAAGAAAAACTAAAACAGTTTAAGGTAAACGTTGATACCTTAACACTTACGGCAACTCCAATTCCGCGTACCTTACAATTCTCGCTGATGGGTGCCCGCGATTTATCGATTATTCAAACGCCACCCCCCAACCGTTACCCCATTGTTACCGAAGTGCATGGCTTTAACGAACAAATGATAAAAGAGGCCATTTTATACGAAATGGACCGAAACGGGCAGGTATTCTTCATTCATAACCGCGTTCAAAATATTTATGAAGTTGAAGCAACCATAAAACGAATCGTTCCGGGTGTGAAAACGGTTGTTGGCCACGGGCAAATGGAAGGACCAAAGCTTGAAAAAGTAATGCTCGATTTTATAAATGGTAAATTTGATGTGCTCATTGCCACCACAATTATTGAATCGGGACTTGACATTCCGAATGCCAATACAATAATTATTAACCAGGCGCAAAACTTTGGGTTAAGCGATTTACACCAGTTGCGCGGACGTGTTGGCCGGTCGAATAAAAAAGCTTTTTGCTATTTAATTGCCCCACCGCTGTCAACAGTGAGTCCCGAAGCTCGGCGCAGGCTACAAGCTATTGAGCAGTTTTCGGAATTGGGCAGCGGTTTTAACATTGCCATGCAAGACCTTGATATTCGTGGGGCCGGAAATATGCTGGGAGCCGAGCAAAGTGGCTTTATTGCCGACATTGGTTTTGAAACCTACCACCGCATATTAAACGAGGCCATTCAGGAATTGAAACAAGATGAATTTAAAGACCTTTTTGCTGCAGAAGACCAAGGCCAGTCGCAAGCCTTCCTGAAACTAAAATACGTTAACGACTGTACCATCGACACCGACATGGAATTACTTTTTCCAGCCGACTATATTCCGGGCAACTCAGAGCGAATGATGCTGTACCGCGAACTGGATAACATTGAAAGCCAGGAAGAACTCGACCGCTTTACCAAAGGCCTTGAAGACCGGTTTGGCCAGCTGCCGCGCGAAAGCCGCGAATTAATCGATATCCTTCCCCTACGCTGGAAAGCCATTAATTTAAGCATGGAAAAAATCATCCTGAAAAACAAAAAAATGATTTGCTACTTTGTGGCCGACCAAAAATCGTCGTTTTACCAATCGGGCGATTTTATAAAAATTGTACAGTACGTACAAAAAGGAAAAACAAAAGGCCGGATGAAAGAAACCAAAGGAAAACTAACCTTGAGTTTTTCGAACGTACCAAATGTGGAAACTGCCGATTATATTTTGAAAGAGATTGAAGCCGAAGTAAAAAGTTAA